From the Streptomyces sp. KMM 9044 genome, one window contains:
- a CDS encoding fumarate hydratase, which produces MGEMPEFEYADLLPTGEDTTPYRLVTSEGVSTFEADGRTFLKVEPEALRKLAEEAIRDIQHYLRPAHLAQLRRIVDDPEASSNDKFVALDLLKNANIAAAGVLPMCQDTGTAIVMGKRGQNVLTGGGDEEALSRGIYDAYHNLNLRYSQMAPLTMWEEKNTGSNLPAQIELYATDGGTYKFLFMAKGGGSANKSFLYQETKAVLNESSMMKFLEEKIRSLGTSACPPYHLAIVVGGTSAEYALKTAKYASAHYLDEIPSEGSPLGHGFRDKALEDKVFELTQRIGIGAQFGGKYFCHDVRVVRLPRHGASCPVAIAVSCSADRQAVAKITAEGVFLEQLERDPARFLPETTDEQLEAEGNVVRVDLNQPMDDILAELTTYPVKTRLSLTGPLVVARDIAHAKIKERLDAGEGMPQYLKDHPVYYAGPAKTPEGYASGSFGPTTAGRMDSYVEQFQAAGGSKVMLAKGNRSMQVTDACDAHGGFYLGSIGGPAARLAQDCIKKVEVLEYEELGMEAVWKIEVENFPAFVVVDDKGNDFFQDPSPRQPTFTSIPVRGPGPA; this is translated from the coding sequence CCGAAGGTGTCTCCACCTTCGAGGCCGACGGACGGACCTTCCTCAAGGTCGAGCCGGAGGCGCTGCGCAAGCTCGCCGAAGAGGCCATCCGCGACATCCAGCACTACCTCCGCCCCGCACACCTCGCCCAGCTGCGCCGCATCGTCGACGACCCCGAGGCCTCGTCGAACGACAAGTTCGTCGCCCTGGACCTGCTGAAGAACGCCAACATCGCGGCGGCCGGCGTGCTCCCCATGTGCCAGGACACCGGCACCGCGATCGTCATGGGCAAGCGCGGCCAGAACGTCCTCACCGGGGGCGGCGACGAGGAGGCCCTCTCCCGGGGCATCTACGACGCGTACCACAACCTCAACCTGCGCTACTCCCAGATGGCGCCCCTGACCATGTGGGAGGAGAAGAACACCGGCTCCAACCTCCCCGCCCAGATCGAGCTGTACGCCACCGACGGCGGCACCTACAAGTTCCTGTTCATGGCCAAGGGCGGCGGCTCCGCCAACAAGAGCTTCCTCTACCAGGAGACCAAGGCCGTCCTGAACGAGTCCTCCATGATGAAGTTCCTGGAGGAGAAGATCCGTTCGCTCGGCACGTCCGCCTGTCCGCCGTACCATCTGGCGATCGTCGTCGGCGGCACCTCCGCCGAGTACGCGCTGAAGACCGCGAAGTACGCCTCCGCGCACTACCTCGACGAGATCCCCTCCGAGGGCTCCCCGCTCGGCCACGGCTTCCGCGACAAGGCGCTGGAGGACAAGGTCTTCGAGCTGACCCAGAGGATCGGCATCGGCGCGCAGTTCGGCGGCAAGTACTTCTGCCACGACGTCCGCGTGGTCCGGCTGCCGCGGCACGGCGCGTCCTGCCCGGTCGCGATCGCCGTCTCCTGCTCCGCCGACCGCCAGGCCGTCGCGAAGATCACCGCCGAGGGGGTCTTCCTCGAGCAGTTGGAGCGGGACCCCGCGCGGTTCCTCCCGGAGACGACGGACGAGCAGCTGGAGGCCGAGGGCAACGTCGTCAGGGTCGACCTCAACCAGCCGATGGACGACATCCTCGCGGAGCTCACCACGTACCCGGTGAAGACCCGCCTCTCCCTCACCGGCCCGTTGGTCGTCGCCCGCGACATCGCGCACGCCAAGATCAAGGAACGGCTGGACGCGGGCGAGGGGATGCCGCAGTACCTCAAGGACCACCCGGTGTACTACGCCGGTCCGGCCAAGACCCCCGAGGGCTACGCGTCCGGCTCCTTCGGCCCGACCACAGCCGGCCGCATGGACTCCTACGTCGAGCAGTTCCAGGCGGCGGGCGGCTCCAAGGTGATGCTCGCCAAGGGCAACCGCAGCATGCAGGTCACCGACGCGTGCGACGCGCACGGCGGCTTCTACCTCGGATCGATCGGCGGGCCGGCCGCCCGGCTCGCCCAGGACTGCATCAAGAAGGTCGAGGTCCTGGAGTACGAGGAGCTCGGCATGGAGGCGGTCTGGAAGATCGAGGTCGAGAACTTCCCGGCGTTCGTCGTCGTGGACGACAAGGGCAACGACTTCTTCCAGGATCCTTCGCCGCGGCAGCCGACGTTCACGTCGATTCCGGTGCGGGGGCCGGGGCCGGCGTAG
- a CDS encoding M28 family metallopeptidase, with protein sequence MRRRFTVASFSLAVALGCGTLPAAAAAPAGPGRSVAVVNALAAPDVDVAKVRAHLSELSAIAGRNGGNRRSTTQGYLDSVAYVKGKLQAAGYTVTEQPCTSGCTRGAGPNLIAEWPQGDANNVYMFGAHLDGVSAGPGMNDNGSGSAALLENALALAQQNPAMRNRVRFAWWTDEEQGLNGSDFYVRSLSSTQRSRVRAYYNFDMIASTNGGYFINRITSSAAAPMKAYWDSLGLRPEENTEGAGRSDDYPFQQAGIPTSGYAMGAGARKTSAQATKWGGTAGSAYDPCYHRSCDTLANIDTTGLNRAADGIAHTLWQQAVS encoded by the coding sequence GTGAGACGACGATTCACCGTGGCGAGCTTCTCCCTCGCCGTCGCGCTCGGCTGCGGGACACTCCCCGCCGCAGCCGCCGCTCCCGCGGGACCGGGCCGGTCCGTCGCCGTCGTGAACGCGCTCGCCGCGCCCGACGTCGACGTGGCGAAGGTGCGGGCCCACCTGAGCGAACTCAGCGCCATCGCCGGCCGCAACGGCGGCAACCGCCGCTCCACCACCCAGGGGTACCTCGACTCGGTCGCCTACGTGAAGGGCAAGCTGCAGGCGGCCGGGTACACCGTCACCGAGCAGCCCTGCACCTCCGGCTGCACCAGAGGAGCGGGTCCCAACCTGATCGCCGAGTGGCCGCAGGGCGACGCGAACAACGTGTACATGTTCGGCGCCCACCTCGACGGCGTCTCGGCGGGCCCCGGCATGAACGACAACGGCTCCGGCTCGGCCGCGCTCCTGGAGAACGCCCTGGCCCTGGCCCAGCAGAACCCGGCCATGCGCAACCGGGTCCGCTTCGCCTGGTGGACCGACGAGGAGCAGGGCCTCAACGGCTCGGATTTCTACGTCCGTTCGCTGTCCTCCACCCAGCGCTCCAGGGTCCGGGCGTACTACAACTTCGACATGATCGCCTCGACCAACGGCGGCTACTTCATCAACCGCATCACCTCGTCGGCCGCCGCGCCGATGAAGGCGTACTGGGACTCGCTGGGTCTGCGGCCCGAGGAGAACACCGAGGGCGCCGGGCGCAGCGACGACTACCCCTTCCAGCAGGCCGGCATCCCCACCTCCGGCTACGCGATGGGCGCCGGCGCCCGCAAGACGTCCGCGCAGGCCACCAAATGGGGCGGCACGGCCGGTTCCGCCTACGACCCCTGCTACCACCGGTCCTGCGACACCCTCGCCAACATCGACACCACCGGCCTGAACCGTGCGGCCGACGGCATCGCCCACACCCTCTGGCAGCAAGCCGTCTCCTGA
- a CDS encoding class II fumarate hydratase, protein MTTTDDNRHYRIEHDSMGEVKVPADAKWRAQTQRAVQNFPVSGQRIERAHIEALALVKGAAAKVNARLGVLDEDIAEAIGEAAGEVAGGKWDEHFPVDVFQTGSGTSSNMNTNEVIATLATERLGRPVHPNDHVNASQSSNDVFPSSIHIAATAAVTRNLVPALEHLAASLERKAEEFADVVKSGRTHLMDATPVTLGQEFGGYAAQVRYGVERLHASLPRLAELPLGGTAVGTGINTPPGFPAAVIEEVARVTGLPLTEARDHFEAQGARDGIVETSGQLRTIAVGLTKIANDLRWMASGPRTGLAEIALPDLQPGSSIMPGKVNPVIPEAVLMVSAQVVGNDATVATAGAAGNFELNVMLPVIAKNVLESIRLLANASRLLADRTVDGIVADRERAREYAESSPSVVTPLNRYIGYEEAAKVAKEALAQRKTIRQVVLESGYVERGDLTVEQLDEALDVLRMTHP, encoded by the coding sequence ATGACGACCACGGACGACAACCGGCACTACCGCATCGAACACGACTCCATGGGGGAGGTGAAGGTACCCGCCGACGCCAAGTGGCGGGCTCAGACGCAGCGGGCCGTGCAGAACTTCCCGGTCTCGGGGCAGCGCATCGAACGCGCCCACATCGAGGCCCTCGCCCTGGTCAAGGGCGCCGCGGCGAAGGTGAACGCGCGTCTCGGTGTGCTGGACGAGGACATCGCCGAGGCGATCGGGGAGGCGGCCGGGGAGGTCGCCGGGGGAAAGTGGGACGAGCACTTCCCCGTCGACGTGTTCCAGACGGGTTCGGGCACCTCGTCCAACATGAACACCAACGAGGTCATCGCCACCCTGGCGACCGAGCGGCTCGGGCGCCCCGTGCATCCCAACGACCACGTCAACGCCTCCCAGTCGTCCAACGACGTCTTCCCTTCCTCGATCCACATCGCCGCCACCGCCGCCGTCACCCGGAACCTCGTACCGGCTCTCGAGCACCTCGCGGCCTCGCTGGAGCGCAAGGCCGAGGAGTTCGCCGACGTGGTGAAGTCGGGGCGTACGCACCTGATGGACGCCACGCCCGTCACCCTCGGGCAGGAGTTCGGCGGGTACGCGGCCCAGGTGCGGTACGGGGTCGAGCGGCTGCACGCCTCCCTCCCCCGGCTGGCCGAGCTGCCCCTCGGCGGGACCGCCGTCGGCACCGGCATCAACACCCCGCCCGGGTTCCCGGCCGCAGTCATCGAGGAGGTCGCCCGGGTCACCGGGCTGCCGCTGACCGAGGCCCGCGACCACTTCGAGGCGCAGGGCGCGCGGGACGGCATCGTGGAGACCAGCGGCCAGCTGCGGACGATCGCGGTCGGCCTGACGAAGATCGCCAACGATCTGCGGTGGATGGCCTCGGGTCCCCGCACGGGCCTCGCCGAGATCGCCCTGCCCGACCTCCAGCCCGGCTCCTCGATCATGCCCGGCAAGGTCAACCCGGTCATCCCGGAGGCCGTGCTCATGGTGAGCGCGCAGGTCGTCGGCAACGACGCGACCGTCGCCACCGCGGGTGCCGCCGGCAACTTCGAGCTCAACGTGATGCTGCCCGTCATCGCGAAGAACGTCCTGGAGTCGATCAGGCTGCTCGCGAACGCCTCCCGGCTGCTCGCCGACCGTACGGTCGACGGGATCGTCGCCGACCGCGAGCGGGCCCGGGAGTACGCCGAGTCCTCGCCGTCCGTGGTCACCCCGCTCAACAGGTACATCGGCTACGAGGAGGCCGCGAAGGTCGCCAAGGAGGCGCTGGCACAGCGGAAGACCATCCGTCAGGTGGTCCTGGAGAGCGGGTACGTCGAGCGCGGCGACCTCACCGTGGAGCAACTCGACGAGGCGCTGGACGTCCTGCGGATGACGCACCCGTGA
- the fomD gene encoding cytidylyl-2-hydroxypropylphosphonate hydrolase has product MTEGGAAGRGHDHWVPGTQVLWRYRENGGARLHIARPVTVVRDDPELLAVWMAPGTECVKPVLADGTPVHQEPLRTRYTKPRTVQRGRWTGTGVLKLARPGKPWSVWLFWNQGWRFKNWYVNLEEPLARWTGGVDSEDHFLDISVYPDRSWHWLDEDEFAQAQRDGLVDATLAGRVREAGRDAVAVISRWGAPFSDDWQNWRPDPSWAVPSLPSDWDRTPVHLTS; this is encoded by the coding sequence ATGACAGAGGGCGGAGCGGCAGGACGCGGGCACGACCACTGGGTACCGGGGACGCAGGTTCTGTGGCGCTACCGGGAGAACGGCGGCGCACGCTTGCACATCGCGCGCCCCGTCACGGTCGTACGCGACGATCCCGAACTGCTCGCCGTGTGGATGGCGCCCGGCACCGAGTGTGTGAAGCCGGTGCTCGCCGACGGCACCCCCGTGCACCAGGAGCCCCTCCGCACCCGGTACACCAAGCCCCGCACGGTCCAGCGCGGCCGCTGGACCGGGACCGGCGTGCTGAAGCTGGCCCGGCCCGGTAAGCCCTGGTCGGTGTGGCTGTTCTGGAACCAGGGCTGGCGGTTCAAGAACTGGTACGTGAACCTGGAGGAGCCGCTGGCCCGTTGGACCGGCGGGGTGGACTCCGAGGATCATTTTCTGGACATATCCGTTTACCCGGACCGCAGTTGGCACTGGCTGGACGAGGACGAGTTCGCGCAGGCCCAGCGGGACGGACTGGTGGATGCCACACTGGCCGGCCGGGTGCGGGAGGCGGGCCGGGACGCGGTGGCCGTGATCTCCCGCTGGGGAGCCCCGTTCTCGGACGACTGGCAGAACTGGCGCCCGGATCCGTCGTGGGCGGTACCTTCACTGCCATCGGACTGGGACCGCACACCTGTGCATCTGACGTCATGA
- a CDS encoding SpoIIE family protein phosphatase, whose product MDSTRVTEQPTSYERPEPGVIPADTRGAFLSASAPAHGPGSTSSSSSSSSSSSPPSASGTAGPGAEHSQPHAGQESEPDTHRPRPAPEGIPLQPAGGQKPDVHDHPAADHPAADPSAPGGTSREQASQDHSVPAPDGPERRTGQVTPPGKPTPMRRDGDRLRFVGAATRRIARGIDLEEIVMGLCRATVPTFADTILVYLREPLPVGDERPTGPLVLRLRRSDRIPAERDIEGGFVPAAAPTPSELDSIGSERCTVRPGSALAEVLRGVRPVFTDAPAARAALPELLGNGAEPAVPGGQRAILAPLRGRRRVIGAALFLRGPERLAFEADDLLVAAQLATHSALGIDKAVLYGREAYIADELQRTMLPENLPRCTGVRLASRYLPAAETARVGGDWYDAIPLPGSRVALVVGDVMGHSMTSAAIMGQLRTTAQTLAGLDLPPQEVLHHLDEQAQRLGADRMATCLYAVYDPVAHRITIANAGHPPPILLPIGGRAEVLRVPAGAPIGVGGVDFEAVELDAPAGATLLLYTDGLVESRLRDVWTGINQLRDKLAATAQLTGPDHPPPLEALCDEVLDMLGPGDRDDDIALLAARFDGIAPNDVAYWFLEPEDAAPGRARRLARRALSRWGMEDLSDSVELLVSEVVTNAVRYASRPVTLRLLRTDVLRCEVGDDVPQLPRLRQARATDEGGRGLYLVNRLARRWGATRLSTGKVVWFELNHGG is encoded by the coding sequence ATGGACTCGACACGCGTGACGGAGCAGCCGACCTCCTACGAGCGCCCGGAACCGGGCGTCATCCCCGCAGATACCCGCGGGGCGTTCCTGTCTGCCTCGGCACCGGCACACGGTCCCGGCTCGACGTCGTCGTCGTCATCGTCGTCATCGTCATCGTCACCTCCGTCGGCATCGGGCACCGCCGGTCCCGGCGCCGAGCACTCCCAGCCGCACGCCGGGCAGGAATCCGAACCCGACACCCACCGCCCTCGGCCCGCGCCCGAGGGCATCCCGCTCCAGCCGGCCGGAGGACAGAAACCCGACGTGCACGACCACCCGGCAGCGGACCACCCGGCGGCGGACCCTTCGGCCCCCGGCGGCACGTCCCGGGAACAGGCGTCCCAGGACCACTCCGTACCCGCCCCCGACGGCCCCGAGCGGCGCACCGGCCAGGTGACCCCGCCCGGGAAACCCACGCCGATGCGGCGGGACGGGGACCGGCTGAGGTTCGTCGGCGCCGCGACCCGGCGGATCGCCCGCGGCATCGATCTCGAAGAGATCGTGATGGGTCTGTGCCGGGCCACCGTGCCCACCTTCGCCGACACCATCCTGGTCTACCTGCGCGAGCCGCTGCCGGTCGGTGACGAGCGGCCCACCGGTCCGCTGGTGCTGCGGCTGCGGCGCAGCGACCGGATCCCGGCCGAGCGCGACATCGAGGGCGGATTCGTGCCGGCCGCCGCGCCCACGCCGTCCGAGCTGGACTCCATCGGCTCGGAGCGGTGCACGGTGCGGCCCGGCAGCGCGCTCGCCGAAGTGCTGCGCGGCGTACGACCGGTGTTCACGGACGCGCCCGCCGCGCGCGCCGCGCTGCCCGAACTCCTGGGCAACGGAGCCGAACCGGCCGTCCCCGGCGGTCAGCGGGCGATCCTCGCGCCGCTGCGCGGCCGGCGTCGGGTGATCGGCGCGGCCCTGTTCCTGCGCGGTCCGGAGCGCCTGGCGTTCGAGGCCGACGACCTGCTGGTCGCCGCCCAGCTCGCCACGCACAGCGCCCTCGGCATCGACAAGGCGGTGCTGTACGGGCGGGAGGCGTACATCGCGGACGAGTTGCAGCGGACCATGCTGCCGGAGAACCTGCCGCGCTGCACGGGCGTGCGGCTGGCCTCCCGCTATCTGCCGGCCGCAGAGACCGCGCGCGTGGGCGGTGACTGGTACGACGCCATCCCGTTGCCCGGCAGCAGGGTCGCGCTGGTCGTCGGCGACGTCATGGGGCACTCCATGACCTCCGCCGCGATCATGGGCCAGCTGCGCACCACCGCCCAGACCCTGGCCGGTCTCGACCTGCCGCCGCAGGAGGTGCTGCACCACCTCGACGAACAGGCACAGCGGCTCGGCGCGGACCGCATGGCGACCTGTCTGTACGCGGTGTACGACCCGGTCGCGCACCGCATCACCATCGCCAACGCCGGTCATCCGCCGCCGATTCTGCTGCCCATCGGCGGGCGGGCCGAGGTGCTGCGGGTACCCGCGGGCGCCCCGATCGGCGTCGGCGGCGTGGATTTCGAGGCGGTCGAGCTGGACGCGCCGGCCGGGGCGACGCTGCTGCTCTACACGGACGGCCTGGTCGAGTCCCGGCTGCGGGACGTGTGGACCGGCATCAACCAGCTGCGCGACAAGCTCGCCGCGACCGCGCAGCTGACCGGCCCGGACCATCCGCCGCCGCTGGAGGCGCTGTGCGACGAGGTGCTCGACATGCTCGGTCCGGGTGACCGGGACGACGACATCGCGCTGCTCGCCGCCCGCTTCGACGGGATCGCGCCGAACGACGTGGCGTACTGGTTCCTCGAGCCGGAGGACGCCGCTCCCGGCCGGGCCCGCCGGCTGGCCCGCCGGGCGCTGTCCCGGTGGGGGATGGAGGACCTGAGCGACTCGGTGGAGCTGCTGGTCAGCGAGGTGGTTACCAACGCGGTCCGGTACGCCTCCCGCCCGGTCACCCTGCGGCTGCTGCGTACGGACGTCCTGCGCTGCGAGGTCGGTGACGACGTGCCCCAGCTCCCGCGGCTGCGCCAGGCGCGCGCCACGGACGAGGGCGGCCGCGGCCTCTACCTGGTCAACCGTCTGGCCCGCCGCTGGGGCGCGACCCGGCTGAGCACCGGCAAGGTGGTGTGGTTCGAACTGAACCACGGCGGCTGA
- a CDS encoding transglycosylase domain-containing protein — MGRAEERRARQRGGHRAASGGRSSGGNGSGRIRRLFTWKKILGTAFGLCLLGMGAFIVLYMAIDIPEGNADAQQQSNVYKYSDGSVMARDGEVNREVVELAQVPKPVQRAFVAAENKTFYQDAGVDLKGTARGLLNTVSGKGAQGGSTITQQYVKNYYLTQEQTVSRKLKEVVISLKLDREKPKDYLLAGYMNTSYYGRGAYGVQAAAQAYYRVDAEELTVEQGAYLAALLQAPSQYDWAVASDAGKRIVKNRWNYVLGNMVEEKWLDAAERSGMEFPVPKDPRGNPGQAGQTGYLVNEANAALKRRLVDEGTAADAKEADALVDLGGWTVTLNIDKKKQKELEEAVRTRLTGKLDAEEREVDADVQAGAVSVDPKTGAVVAMYGGEDYLKHFTNNATRPDYQPASTFKPVILAAAAEEQAETQDGRPIVANTVYDGTSKRPVEDDGTKVGFAPENEDDRDYGDITVQTAMNKSVNSVFAQMGVDVGMEKVMETAGRLGMDAEDLEAVPAQTLGSMGASPLDMAAVYATLDNHGKRTTPTLIKSAEHLNRTVTVPDAVGEQAISREAADTVTSVLTGVVDDGTAQASVRDNPLRDGQQVAGKTGTSDNNKSAWFAGYTPDLVTTVGLFGEDDKAPHPQVEMYGAGGQPRVNGGGFPAQIWAAYTFGVMEKTSRFDLETDQGAAVAPPPSSSAPASPSQSPTEEPTTEEPTTQAPTTEEPTEEPTEEPTEEPTTEPPTEEPATTPSSSPFTPPTDEIPPDPDETPDGGEQQ; from the coding sequence ATGGGACGAGCGGAAGAACGACGCGCACGACAGCGCGGTGGGCACCGTGCGGCATCCGGGGGCCGTTCGTCGGGCGGGAACGGCTCGGGCCGGATACGCCGCCTCTTCACCTGGAAGAAGATCCTCGGCACGGCCTTCGGCCTCTGCCTGCTCGGCATGGGCGCCTTCATCGTGCTGTACATGGCGATCGACATCCCCGAGGGGAACGCCGACGCCCAGCAGCAGAGCAACGTCTACAAGTACAGTGACGGCTCGGTCATGGCCCGTGACGGCGAGGTCAACCGTGAGGTCGTCGAACTGGCGCAGGTCCCCAAGCCGGTCCAGCGGGCGTTCGTCGCCGCCGAGAACAAGACGTTCTACCAGGACGCCGGCGTCGACCTCAAGGGCACCGCGCGCGGTCTGCTCAACACCGTGTCCGGCAAGGGCGCGCAGGGCGGTTCGACGATCACCCAGCAGTACGTGAAGAACTACTACCTGACCCAGGAGCAGACGGTCTCGCGCAAGCTCAAGGAAGTCGTCATCTCCCTGAAGCTGGACCGGGAGAAGCCCAAGGACTACCTCCTCGCCGGCTACATGAACACCAGCTACTACGGCCGCGGCGCCTACGGTGTCCAGGCCGCGGCCCAGGCCTACTACCGCGTCGACGCCGAGGAACTGACCGTCGAGCAGGGCGCCTACCTCGCCGCGCTCCTCCAGGCGCCGAGCCAGTACGACTGGGCGGTGGCCTCGGACGCCGGCAAGAGGATCGTGAAGAACCGCTGGAACTACGTCCTGGGCAACATGGTCGAGGAGAAGTGGCTGGACGCCGCCGAGCGGTCCGGCATGGAGTTCCCGGTGCCCAAGGATCCCAGGGGCAATCCGGGCCAGGCCGGTCAGACCGGTTACCTGGTGAACGAGGCCAACGCCGCGCTGAAGCGCCGACTGGTCGACGAGGGCACCGCCGCGGACGCCAAGGAGGCCGACGCCCTGGTCGACCTCGGCGGCTGGACCGTCACCCTCAACATCGACAAGAAGAAGCAGAAGGAGCTGGAGGAAGCGGTCAGGACCCGGCTCACCGGCAAGCTGGACGCCGAGGAGCGCGAGGTCGACGCCGACGTCCAGGCCGGCGCCGTCTCCGTGGACCCGAAGACCGGCGCGGTCGTGGCGATGTACGGCGGCGAGGACTACCTCAAGCACTTCACGAACAACGCCACGCGCCCCGACTACCAGCCCGCCTCCACCTTCAAGCCGGTCATCCTGGCCGCCGCCGCCGAGGAACAGGCCGAGACGCAGGACGGCCGGCCGATCGTGGCCAACACCGTCTACGACGGCACCAGCAAGCGCCCCGTCGAGGACGACGGCACGAAGGTCGGCTTCGCCCCGGAGAACGAGGACGACCGGGACTACGGCGACATCACCGTCCAGACGGCCATGAACAAGTCCGTCAACTCCGTCTTCGCGCAGATGGGCGTCGACGTCGGCATGGAGAAGGTGATGGAGACCGCGGGCAGGCTCGGCATGGACGCCGAGGATCTGGAGGCGGTGCCCGCCCAGACCCTGGGCTCCATGGGCGCGAGCCCGCTGGACATGGCCGCCGTCTACGCCACCCTCGACAACCACGGCAAGCGGACCACCCCGACGCTCATCAAGTCGGCGGAGCACCTCAACCGCACCGTCACCGTCCCGGACGCCGTCGGCGAGCAGGCCATCAGCCGTGAGGCCGCCGACACGGTGACCTCGGTCCTGACCGGCGTGGTCGACGACGGCACCGCCCAGGCCTCGGTCCGGGACAACCCCCTGCGCGACGGCCAGCAGGTCGCCGGCAAGACGGGTACCTCCGACAACAACAAGTCGGCCTGGTTCGCCGGTTACACCCCCGACCTGGTCACCACGGTCGGCCTGTTCGGCGAGGACGACAAGGCCCCGCACCCGCAGGTCGAGATGTACGGCGCGGGCGGCCAGCCCCGGGTCAACGGGGGCGGCTTCCCGGCACAGATCTGGGCGGCGTACACCTTCGGCGTGATGGAGAAGACCAGCAGGTTCGACCTGGAGACCGACCAGGGCGCCGCTGTCGCGCCGCCCCCGTCGTCGTCGGCGCCCGCGTCGCCGTCCCAGTCGCCCACCGAGGAACCGACGACCGAGGAACCGACCACGCAGGCCCCGACCACCGAGGAACCGACCGAGGAACCGACCGAGGAACCGACCGAGGAACCGACGACCGAGCCCCCGACCGAAGAGCCGGCGACCACACCGTCGTCGTCGCCGTTCACCCCGCCCACCGACGAGATCCCGCCCGACCCGGACGAGACACCGGACGGCGGGGAGCAGCAGTAG
- a CDS encoding SPFH domain-containing protein, with the protein MSTHGTQATPAAADTPEMPAPRVRETVAHSIGGGLALTLGLAGLLLGIGMTISATAVTAVAGKALLIVFGVLVALAAFLAMCGLNMVAPGEARVVQLFGRYQGTIRQDGLRWVNPFTSRVKISTRVRNHETAVLKVNDAYGNPIELASVVVWRVADTAQATFEVDDYIEFVSTQTEAAVRHIAIEYPYDAHEEDGLSLRGNAEEITEKLAVELRARVDAAGVEIVESRFTHLAYAPEIASAMLQRQQAGAVVAARQLIVEGAVGMVETALARITEHDIVELDSERKAAMVSNLMVVLCGDRAAQPVLNTGTLYQ; encoded by the coding sequence ATGTCCACACACGGCACCCAGGCCACACCGGCCGCGGCCGACACCCCCGAGATGCCGGCCCCACGCGTGCGGGAGACGGTGGCACACAGCATCGGCGGCGGGCTCGCCCTGACGCTCGGACTGGCCGGGCTGCTGCTCGGCATCGGGATGACCATCAGCGCCACGGCGGTCACCGCGGTCGCCGGGAAGGCCCTGCTGATCGTCTTCGGCGTCCTGGTCGCCCTCGCCGCGTTCCTCGCCATGTGCGGGCTGAACATGGTGGCGCCGGGCGAGGCCCGGGTGGTCCAGCTCTTCGGGCGCTACCAGGGCACGATCCGCCAGGACGGCCTGCGCTGGGTGAACCCCTTCACCTCGCGCGTCAAGATCTCGACCCGGGTCCGCAACCACGAGACCGCGGTCCTCAAGGTGAACGACGCCTACGGCAACCCGATCGAGCTCGCCTCGGTCGTGGTGTGGCGAGTGGCGGACACCGCGCAGGCCACCTTCGAGGTGGACGACTACATCGAGTTCGTCTCCACCCAGACCGAGGCCGCCGTCCGGCACATCGCGATCGAGTACCCGTACGACGCCCACGAGGAGGACGGCCTCTCGCTGCGCGGCAACGCCGAGGAGATCACCGAGAAGCTCGCGGTCGAACTGCGCGCACGCGTGGACGCGGCCGGCGTCGAGATCGTCGAGTCCCGCTTCACCCACCTCGCCTACGCGCCCGAAATCGCCTCGGCGATGCTCCAGCGGCAGCAGGCGGGCGCGGTCGTCGCGGCCCGGCAGCTGATCGTGGAGGGCGCCGTGGGCATGGTCGAGACGGCGCTGGCCCGGATCACCGAGCATGACATCGTCGAGCTGGACTCCGAGCGCAAGGCCGCGATGGTGTCCAACCTGATGGTGGTCCTGTGCGGCGACCGCGCCGCACAGCCGGTCCTCAACACCGGGACCCTCTACCAGTGA
- a CDS encoding PadR family transcriptional regulator: MSIGHTLLGLLESGPRHGYDLKRTFDAKFGHDRPLHYGQVYSTMSRLLKNGLVEVDGIEAGDGPERKRYAITEAGVTDVARWLATPEKPEPYLQSTLYTKVVLALLTSRDAADILDTQRSEHLRGMRVLTERKRQGDLADQLICDHALFHLEADLRWLELTAARLDKLCEAVSR; the protein is encoded by the coding sequence ATGTCCATCGGTCACACACTCCTCGGACTCCTGGAGTCCGGCCCGCGCCATGGTTACGACCTGAAGCGGACCTTCGACGCGAAGTTCGGTCACGACCGGCCCCTGCACTACGGCCAGGTCTACTCGACGATGTCCCGCCTGCTGAAGAACGGACTCGTCGAAGTCGACGGCATCGAGGCCGGCGACGGCCCCGAGCGCAAGCGGTACGCGATCACCGAGGCCGGCGTCACCGACGTCGCCCGCTGGCTCGCCACGCCGGAGAAGCCGGAGCCGTACCTCCAGTCGACGCTCTACACCAAGGTCGTCCTCGCGCTGCTCACCAGCCGCGACGCCGCCGACATCCTCGACACCCAGCGCTCCGAGCACCTGCGCGGCATGCGCGTCCTCACCGAGCGCAAGCGCCAGGGCGACCTGGCCGACCAGCTCATCTGCGACCACGCCCTGTTCCACCTCGAGGCCGACCTGCGTTGGCTGGA